GGCCATCTCGAATTCGTTGCCCATGACCACCGCGCCGGTCGGGCAAGCCTCCTCGCACATCCCGCAGAAGATGCACCTGAGCATGTTGATCTCGTAGACGCTGGCGTAGCGCTCGCCGGGTGAGGTCGGATGGGCCGGATCGTTCTCGGCGGCCTCCACGTAGATGGCGTAAGAAGGGCAGGCGGCGGCGCACAGTGAGCAGCCGATACACTTCTCCAGGCCAGTGCCGGGATGACGGGTCAGGACGTGCCGCCCCCGGAAGCGCGGCTTGATGGAGGCCCGCTGCTCCGGGTAACTGACGGTAACGGGCTTGGTAAACAGCTTGCCGAGCGTGACGCCCATGCCTTTGGCGAGTTCTAGAACGCCCATTGGGAACCTCCGGTGGGGATTTGAGCGTTGATCGTCGAGCAGTCGATGCAGGGCATTCAGTCCCCCCCCGCGATCCGGGGTCGGGGTGCCGTCGGATTCTCCGCTTCTGGCCTGTGCGTGGGCGTGTTCCAGAGGCGGCGGGCGCGGTCACTCAGCATAACCAGCAGCACCAGACCGATGACCCCCAGAATCGCCAGCGGCCACAGGCCCGCACCCCGGAAGTACGTCAGGTAAAAGCCGGTGATGATGGTGTTGGTCAGCGCCAGAGGGAAGATCAGCTTCCAGCCGAAGCGCATCAGTTGGTCGTAGCGCAGCCGGGGCAGGGTGGCCCGCACCCAGATGAACAGAAACAGGAAGAAGGCGATCTTGAGAATCAGCCAGATGAACGGCCAGTTGGAAATGCCGGGGATGATCCCTTCCAGAAAGACCGGCCCCTTGTAGCCGCCGAAAAAGAGGGTACTCATCAGTGCTGAGGCCGTGATCATGTTGACGTACTCGGCCATCTGAAAGAGCGCCCATTTGATCGCCGAGTACTCGGTCAGGTAGCCTGCCACCAGTTCCTGCTCGGCTTCGGGAAGGTCGAAGGGGGTGCGGTTGACCTCGGCAAAGCTGCTGA
This portion of the Deinococcus rubellus genome encodes:
- the nuoI gene encoding NADH-quinone oxidoreductase subunit NuoI — its product is MGVLELAKGMGVTLGKLFTKPVTVSYPEQRASIKPRFRGRHVLTRHPGTGLEKCIGCSLCAAACPSYAIYVEAAENDPAHPTSPGERYASVYEINMLRCIFCGMCEEACPTGAVVMGNEFEMADYRYRDFVYAKEDMLVGVDGSIPQRREAAQKNQPVRVGFKVAGGPRAELEGVKYPT